In Streptomyces sp. 71268, the DNA window CTCCGTCTTGGATTCCCGCGCATGTCGTTTCCTTCCGACTGGAGGTCGCCAACTGGCCCCGGTTCGCGGCCCGTTCGCGGGCCGGTCCCGCGCCGCGGCGAGTATCCCGCGACCCGTGGGTGACGTCGATAGGTGTGCGTGTCCGGGTATGAGCACTCAGTCATGAGTGACGCCGTGGTTGTCACGGGGCGAGAAGAGCGCCGGCCCGCTGGGCAGGGCAGCGGCGTGGCGGCGGGCGCCGTCGCCGAGTGGGGGCGGGCTTGTGACCGGGCCCACAATTCGCTCCACGGGCGGTGCAACCTTTCCGGCCGCTTTCGTGTCTCCCCTAGTAACGCCACATAGGCGTGCTAATCGCTACAAAACCGACACGGGAGTGATCGACATGTCGCACACCTCGCACACCTCGCACCCTTCGCGCACCGCACACGGCCCGCGTACGTCGCGTGCCTCGCGCCGCGCCAAGCGCCCCGCGCTGCTCGCCGCCACCTGCGTGACCGCCGTCGGGCTCGGCCTCGGCCTCGCCGCCGCAGCGCCCGTGGCGGCGGCCGGGCAGTCAGGCGCCGGTTCCGGGGCTGGCTCAGGAGCCGACTCCGGGTCTGGGGCGACTGCCCGCCAGTACGACGCCAAGGAGGTGCGCCACTTCCTCAAGGGTTTCTACGGCAACCACGGCCCGAGTGCCTGGGAGCGGGAGCACCTGGTGACCGAGGAACTGAAGGAGAAGGCCGCCCAGACGCCGGACTACGACCTGCTGCTCTGCGCCCAGAACATCCCCAAGGCCATCGACATCGGCCCCGTCACCACCGCCCAGTCGGCGGGCGTGGGGTGGGCACCGGTGACGACGCACTGGGGCAAGGGGCAGGACACCCAGGTCTTCACGGCGTACGTCGGGCTCGACGCCAGCAAGCCGATGAAACTGATGGACATCAGTTGCGAGGCGCCCAGCGCGTGATCGCCTGCGGCGCGCTTCAGGTGGGTGGCTCGCCTCCGTGGTGGGCCACCCTGTCTCGTGGAGGATCGGGCCCGGTACCTGGCTTCCTGCTGGGGCCATCCCCCCCCGCGCGCAGGAACCAGGAGGGCAACCGCGACGGGTGCGAGGCCGAAGAGGGACCATCCCCGCGCGCGGGGACCAGCAGGGCGACGCCGAGGACGACCTCATCGAGGTGGGACCATCCCCGCGCGCGGGGACCAGGTCCACTACGACAACAACGTGCCCTTCGACCGGGGATCATCCCCCCGCGCGCGGGGACCAGGAGCTGGTGGCTTCCGCCACCGGCGCCGCGTTGGGGCCATCCCCGCGCGCGCGGGGACCAGAACGTCCTGCTGATCGAGCGCGACTGGCCGCCGGGACCATCCCCGCGCGCGGGGACCAGGTGCTCAGCACGCGCCACCCGCGCGCGTGGGGGACCATCCCCGCGCGCGGGGGGACCAGCGTCGGCGGCGGCTGCCACACTGGCCGCCGCCGGGACCATCCCCGCGCGCGGGGACCAGCCGTTGATTAGGCCAATGACCAGGGTGACGAAGGGACCATCCCCCCGCGCGCGGGGACCAGCGGTCGTACGTCCACGTCTTCAGAGCCTTGAGGGGACCATCCCCGCGCGCGGGGACCAGCGATCCCTCGCCCCCCTGGCGAGCAACGTCCCGGGACCATCCCCGCGCGCGCGGGGACCAGGACCCACGCCAGCAGCAGCGGCGCGTCGTCGAGGGACCATCCCCGCGCGCGGGGACCAGGTGCGAGTGCGGTTGGTGCGCCCGGGGCGGAGGGGACCATCCCCGCGCGCGCGGGGTCCAGGCATCAAGAGCCAGATTCCCAGCGTCAAGTCGGGGACCATCCCCGCGCGCGGGGACCAGAGCGATTGACCTGCGGGTTCAGTGCGGGCACACCCGGTTTTCCGCAACTTCTTGCGATCGCGACATAACGCACATCCCGCGCCTCCCCCTCAGCACGCCAAGTCGCCGGGGCGCCCGGCGGCCAGCCCCCACCGTAGCGACCAACACGCACGCCCCGCACCACGCGCGGTTGCCCACCCCGCCCGCGTACTCCGCGACTCGCGGTCGCCGCGCGGACAGAGGCCGCACGCACGGGGCGCGACGCTCCGCCCGCTCACCCCAGCCCAGCCCACCCCACCCCAGCCGGCCCGGCCTGCCCCGCCCCGCACCGCGCGGGCCGCGGTCACGGCTGGCCCGCCGCCCAGGCGCCCCCACGCGTTTGCCATGATCGGCGCCGTATTCTCGCCGTATGACCTGGTTGCGCGCACTCAAGGAGACCGCCCGCACCGGACTGACCATCGAACGCACCAGACTTGAGCCGCTGGTCGCGCTGCGGGGCGCGTGTGGGGTCGCGATCGTCATCGGGCTGATCCTGTGGCTGGGGTCGCCGTCGCTGGCGGTGGCCTCCGCGTTCGGCGCGTTCGCCTCCGGCGTCGCCACCTTCCAACGTAGTTGGCGGCCCCGCCCGGTGCTCGCGCTCGCCGCGGCGGGCGGCCTCGCGGTCAGCACCTTCCTCGGGTACGTGGCCGCCGCGCACCCGCTCGCCTTCGTCGTGCTGCTCGGCGCGTGGTCGCTGCTGGCCGGCATGGCCTGGGCCGTGGGGCCGGTCTCGGGCCTGGTGGCCACCCAGATGGTGGCCGTCATGCTGGTCACGGTCACGCTGCCGACCTCGGTGCTCGGCGCCGTGCACCACGCCGCGCTCATCGCCTTCGGCGGCCTCGTACAGGCCGCGCTCATCGTGCTCGTACCGATCCGGCCGTGGGGCGCGCAGCGCGACGCGCTGGCCGACGCGTTCGCCGCCGAGGCCGACTTCGCGCGCCGGCTGCGCGAGGACCCGGTGGCGCCGTTCGACCCGCAACCCCTGATGGACGCCCGGCACGCCGCGTCCATGACGCCGCGCCAGGCCCGGCGCAGGCCGCGCCAGCTCCGGGGCTACCGGGCGCTGGCCGAGCGGATTCGCCCCGTACTCGCCTCGCTCGCCCACCCGGTGGTGGGCGCCCCGGCCGCCGGGCCCGAACGCGAGCGGGTGCGCGATCTGCTCCAGGCCGCGGGCACGGTGCTGGACGCGGTCGCGCACGCGATCCGCTGGGGCAGGCCGGTGCGGCTGCCGGCCGAGGCGATGGCCGTCCTTGAGGTGCCGGCCTCGGGGCCCATGCTGCACGGCGCGGCCCGCCGCTCCGCGCTGCGGCTGATGGCGCTCCTCGCGGAGGTGGTGGAGTCGGCCGACGAGCCGCTGGAGACCGTCGCACCGGCCCACCCCACGCCACCGCCCGCCGCGTCCTCGGCGAATGGTGCGACCGCCGCCCGGCCGGCCGAGCAGGAGGCCGACCGGCCCGGCGAGCGGACCGCCGGCCAGCCGGTCGAGCGCGAGGCCGACCGTTTCGTCGAGCAGGCCCCCGGGCGGCCCGTCGCCCAGGCGACTGCCGCCCAGCACGCGCTGCTGCGGCCCACCGTGCCGCGCCTCGTACCCCTCGCGCTGCGCGCGCTCCACCGCGAGCTGCGCTGGGGATCGCCCGTACTCCGGCACGCCATGCGGCTGGCGGCCGTCGCCTGTGCCGGCTACCTGCTCGGCTCGCTGCTGCCGCTCGGCCACGGCTACTGGGCGCCCATGGCGTCGGTGATGGTGATGCGGCCCGACTTCGGGCAGACGTACGCGCGCGGCGTCGCCCGGTTCGCCGGCACGCTGGTCGGGGTGGCGCTCGGCGGCGCGGTGATGGCGCTCGCCCGCCCCGGCGAGTGGGTGAGCGCGGGCCTCGCGGTGGTGTGCGTGGGGCTGATGTACCTGCTGATGCGCACCGGCTTCACCGTCGCCTCGGCGTGCATCAGCGCGTACGTGGTCTTCCTGCTGGGCATCGCGGGGGAGGGCTGGTCCCAGACGGTGCAGGACCGGGTGGGGCTCACGCTGCTCGGCGGGTTGCTCGCGATGGCCGCGTACGCGCTGTTCCCGGCCTGGGAGACGCCGAAGCTACGGGATCGGCTCGCGGACTGGCTCCAGGCCAACGGCCGGTACGCGGTGGCCGTCTTCGGCGGCCACGCCCACCCGCTGGAACGCCGGCCCCGGCACGTACGCGACGCGCTCCTCGACGCCCGCGCGGCCCGGCTGGCCTGGGAACAGAGCGAGGCCCGCGCGCAGGCGGAGCCCGTACGCCACCGGGGCATCTCGCGCCGCTCGGCGGGCGCCGCCCAGACGGCGCTGTCCACGATGGGGCGGGTCACCATGCTCCTGGAGGCCCACCCACCGGACCGGAGCGCGCCCGCGTCGCCCGCTGCCGAGGAGTTCGCGGCGGCGCTGCGCGTCGCGCTGCCGGACGCCGCCGACGCGGTCCGCGCGCGGCAGTCGCTGGACTGGACGGCGGTGCACGCCGCGCTGGACGCGTGGCGGACCCGCGAGGGCACCGACGCGCTCCCGGTGCGCTGCGCCGAACTGCTGGTGGACGCGTTGGACGAACTGGCGGGCGCCCTCTCCCGTGGCCCGGGCGGCAGGAACCGGGCGCGGCGGCGGGAGTGAGCGCCGCCCCGTCGGGCCCGGCCCCTTCGCGGTGCGGCCCCGTCAGGCGCCGGGCCCCGTGCCGGCGCGCGGTCGCACCCGCGTGCTGCGGTAGAAGAGTTCGGGGTCTCCCTCGTCGAGGCCGTACAGCAGCCCGGCCGGCAACCAGCCGGAACGTCGCAGCAGGAGTTGCATGGGGTGGTTGGAGGCGTTGGTCGAGGTGAACAGCTTCTCCGTCGCGCACGCGGCTTCGACGGCCGCGAGGAGACGCGCCCCCACGCCGCGTCGGCGGGCGCCGGGGGCGACCATCAGCATCGGGACGAAGCCCTGCCCGAAGAAGCCGTGCTCCAGCACGACGTAACCCAGCGGCCCGGTGGCGCTCCGCGCCACGAGCACCGTGCCGTCGGCGCACCAGCGTCGGATGCCGTCCCGTCGCGCCTGGTCACCCGCCGCCGCGACGGAGTCGATGTCGGCCAACGCGGCCCAGTCGGACGGGCCCGCCCGCCCCACCCGGAGCCCGTCGGGGTGGTGGGCGCCCGGGCCCTCGCCGTCTCGGTTCACCGCGTCCATGGGGGCAGCGTGGCAGGCCAGGGCGGTGGGAGCTGCCGCTTTTTACGGTTTTTACGGGTTCCACGGGGCGCCCCCGGCTGCCGGTCCGCGTACGGAAACGGCCCGGGGTCAGTACCCGTGACCCCGGGCCGCGTGGGGGCCCGTGCCTCGCCCGCAGGGGCCGCCCACGTTCTCCGGTTGCCGCGACGGTGGCGGCGGGGGTGGTTCGCTCGTACGGGGCCGGGGGTCGGCCCGGGGGTCAGCCGGTGCGGCGCCTGCCGCCCTTGACCGTGGCGCGCAGGTACTCGCGGTTCATCGCCGCGATCGTCGGCAGCGGGATGCCCTTCGGGCAGGCCGTGGCGCACTCGCCGGTGTTGGTGCAGCCGCCGAAGCCCTCCGCGTCCATCGTGCCGACCATGTCGAGCACCCGGCTCTCGCGCTCCGGGGCGCCCTGCGGAAGGACGTTGAGGTGGACCACCTTCGCCGAGGTGAACAGCATCGCCGAACCGTTCGGGCAGGCCGCCACGCACGCGCCGCAGCCGATGCACTCGGCGTTCTCGAAGGCGAGGTCGGCGGCGGCCTTGGGCACCGGCGTGGCGTGCGCGTCGGGGGCGCTGCCGGTGGGGGCCGAGATGAAGCCGCCGGAGCCGATGATCCGGTCGAACGCGGAGCGGTCCACCACCAGGTCCTTGACGACCGGGAACGCCGAGGCCCGCCAGGGCTCGATGTCGATGGTGTCGCCGTCGTTGAAGTGCCGCATGTGCAACTGGCAGGTGGTGGTGCGCTCCGGGCCGTGCGCCTGGCCGTTGATGACCATGCCGCACGCGCCGCAGATGCCCTCGCGGCAGTCGTGGTCGAAGGCGACCGGCTCGTCACCGCCGAGGATCAGCTCCTCGTTGAGGTGGTCGAGCATTTCGAGGAACGACATGTCCTCGCTGATGCCGTCCACCTCGTAGGTGGTCATGGCCCCCGGCTCGTCGGGGCCTGTCTGGCGCCAGATGCGCAGGGTGAGCCTCATGCGTAACTCCGCTGGGTGGGGTGGACGTACTCGAATTCCAGGGCCTCGCGGTGCAGCACCGGGGCGTTGCCCGTGCCGGTGAACTCCCAGGCCGCGGCGTACGCGTACGACTCGTCGAGTCGCTTGGCCTCGCCGCCCTCGGTCTGGCTCTCCTCGCGGAAGTGGCCGCCGCAGGACTCCTTGCGGTGCAGGGCGTCCAGGCACATCAGCTCGGCCAGCTCCAGGTAGTCCGCGACGCGGTTGGCCTTCTCCAGCGACTGGTTCAGCTCCTCGCCGGAGCCCGGCACCTTGATCCGGCGCCAGAACTCCTCGCGCAGCGAGGGGATGCGCTCAAGCGCCTTGCGCAGGCCGGTCTCGGTGCGGGCCATGCCGCACTCGTCCCAGAGCAGTTCGCCCAGTTCCCGGTGGAAGGAGTCGGGGGTGCGGTCGCCGTTGTTGGACAGCAGCGCGTACAGCCGGTCGGTGACGGTGGTGACCGCCTCGTGCACGGCCGGGTGGTCGCGGTCGACCTCGTCGTGCGGGTGCCGGGCCAGGTAGTCGTTGATGGTGGCCGGCAGCACGAAGTACCCGTCGGCCAGGCCCTGCATCAGCGCGGAGGCGCCGAGCCGGTTGGCGCCGTGGTCGGAGAAGTTGGCCTCGCCGATGGCGAACAGGCCCGGCACGGTGGTCTGCAGGTCGTAGTCCACCCACAGGCCGCCCATCGTGTAGTGGATGGCCGGGTAGATGCGCATCGGCACCTCGTACGGGTTCTCCGCGGTGATGCGCTCGTACATCTCGAAGAGGTTGCCGTACTTCTCCTCCACCGCCTTGCGGCCCATCCGGGCGATCGCGTCGGCGAAGTCGAGGTAGACGCCCTGCCCGCCGGGGCCGACGCCGCGGCCCTCGTCGCAGACGTTCTTCGCGGCGCGCGAGGCGATGTCGCGGGGGACCAGGTTGCCGAAGGCCGGGTAGATCCGCTCCAGGTAGTAGTCCCGCTCGTCCTCGGGGATCTGCGCCGGCGGGCGGGTGTCACCCTTGGCCTTGGGCACCCAGATCCGCCCGTCGTTGCGGAGCGACTCGCTCATCAGCGTCAGCTTCGACTGGTGGTCGCCCGAGCGCGGGATGCAGGTCGGGTGGATCTGCGTGAAGCAGGGGTTGGCGAAGTACGCGCCCCGCCGGTGGGCCCGCCAGATCGCGGTGGCGTTGGAGTTCTTCGCGTTGGTCGACAGGTAGAAGACGTTGCCGTAACCGCCGGAGGCCAGTACCACCGCGTCCGCCAGGTACGTGGAGACCTTGCCGGTGATCAGGTCGCGGGCCACGATGCCACGGGCCCGGCCGTCGATGACGATCAGGTCGAGCATCTCGGTGCGCGGGTGCATCTCGACGTGGCCGGCGGCGATCTCCTTCGACAGCGCCTGGTAGGCGCCGAGCAGGAGTTGCTGCCCCGTCTGGCCACGGGCGTAGAACGTACGGGAAACCTGCACGCCGCCGAACGAGCGGGTGTCGAGCAGCCCGCCGTACTCGCGGGCGAACGGCACGCCCTGCGCCACGCACTGGTCGATGATCTCCACCGAGACCTCGGCGAGCCGGTGCACGTTGGACTCGCGGGCGCGGAAGTCGCCGCCCTTGACGGTGTCGTAGAAGAGTCGGCGCACCGAGTCGCCGTCGTTGCGGTAGTTCTTGGCGGCGTTGATGCCGCCCTGCGCGGCGATGGAGTGGGCGCGGCGCGGCGAGTCCTGGTAGCAGAACTGCACGACGTTGTAACCCTGTTCGGCCAGCGTCGCGCCGGCCGCGCCGCCGGCGAGGCCGGTGCCGACCACGATGACGGTGTACTTGCGCCGGTTGGCCGGGTTGACCAGCTTGGCCTCGAACCGGCGGTTCTTCCAGCGCTCCTCGATCGGACCCTTGGGCGCCTTGGTGTCCACCAGCGGCACGCCCACGCCGTACGCGGTGTAGTCGCCGCCGGGGGCCCGCTCGCCGGGGGTGGCGGAGTCGGTGGCGGGGGAGTCGGTGGCGGGGTCGGTCCCGGTCCGCTCCGTGGCGGTCGTGTCAGCCGTACCAGTCATGATCAGTCCACCAATCCGAGCATCACGCTCACCGGGATGGAGATGAAGCCGCAGGTCATCACCAGCGCCAGGCCGTTCGAAGTGATCTTGAGGGCCCGGGTGCGGCGGGCGCTGGCCACGCCGAGCGTCTGCGCGGCGCTCCACAGCCCGTGCCGGATGTGCAACCCGACGGCGATCATCGCGGTGATGTAGATCGTGTTGCCGTACCAGGTGCTGAAGGAGGCCACGAGGTTCTCGTACGGGTGGCCCTCCTCGGCCCGCTCGTTCACGGTCAGCGTCGTGAGGTCGAGGATGTGCCAGATGATGAACAGGGTGAGGATCACCCCGCCCCAGCGCATGGTGCGCGTCGCGTAGGACTGCTCCTTGCGCTGGTGCGCGTACTTCTGCGGGCGCGCGGCCAGGTCGCGGCGGCTGAGCTGGTACGCGGTGACGCCGTGCAGGATCACGGCGGCCAGCAGCACCGGCCGCACGATCCACAGGAACCAGCCGTGGTGGAGGATCGGTTCGCCGATGGTGCGCAGCCAGTGCGCGTAGCCGTTGAACTCGTCGGCACCGAAGAAGACCTTGAGGTTGCCCAAGAGGTGCGAGACGAGGTAGCCGAGCATGATCAGGCCCGAGACGGCCATGATCGTCTTCTTGCCGACGGTCGACCGCCATACGGAGCCGATGAGGGAAGGGGGACGGGGCGTCCGGGTCGCCAGTGCCATGACACACGACGCTAGAGACACTCCGTGCCATCAGTCCAAGACATGAAGGAGCTCGTTTCCATAGCGTCCGACTATCATCCGAGCATGCAGCTACAACAGCTTCGCTATTTCGCGGCCGTAGCCGATCTGCGGCACTTCACGCGGGCCGCCGAAGCGCTGCACGTGGCACAGCCATCCCTCTCGCAACAGATCCGCACCCTGGAACGGGAACTGGGCGCGGACCTCTTCTACCGGGCCCGCGGCAACATCACCCTCACCGACGCCGGCGCCGCCCTGCTGCCGCTGGCCCGCCAGATCCTCGCCGACGCCGAGACCGCCCGCCGCGAGGTGCAGGAGGTGGCGCAACTGCGCCGCGGCCGGGTACGCCTCGGCGCCCCACCCAGCCTCTGCGCGAGCCTGGTCCCCGACGTGCTGCGCCGCTTCCACGACGAGTTCCCCGGCGTGGACCTGCTCGTGGACGAGGACGGCTCGCAGGACCTGGTGCGCACGCTCGGCGCCGGCGAACTGGACCTCGCGCTGATCATCAGCCCGCAGCCCAGCCAGGGCCCGGCCCTGGCCACCACCGAGCTGCTGCACGAGGAACTGGTCGTCGTCTCCTCGCCCAGCTCCCTGCCGCCGGCCGGCGCCCGCCCCCGGATACGGGTCACGGACCTGCGCGGCAAGCCGCTCGCGATGTTCCGGCGCGGCTACGACCTGCGCGAGTTCACGATGGCCGCCTGCCGCGCGGCCGGCTTCGAGCCCACCCTGACCGTGGAGGGCGGCGAGATGGACGCCGTGCTCGGCTTCGTCCGCGCGGGCCTGGGCGTCGCCGTCGTGCCCGGCATGGTGGCGGCCCGTTCCGGCCTGCGCGTCACCCCCTTCGCCGGCACGACCATGACCCGCACCATCGCGGTCGCCCACCGCAAGGACGTGGCCCCACCCCGCGCGGCCCGCGAGCTGCGCCGGGTGCTGCTCGAGTACCTGCGGACGGCCGACCTGGGCGACGCGGCGATGCTGGCGGGCGACCGGGCGCGGTGAGGGGGCGGCGTCGGCTACGGGGCTTCGGCTGTACGGCTCTGACCGTGGGGCTTCGGCCGTAAGGCTTTGGCCGTGGGCTCCGATCACGCGGCTCCGACCGCGCGGTGGGGGTCGGGGTCAGGGGCGGGCCAGTGGCTTCACCCAGCGTCGCCAGTGGTCCTCGCGGTGGTAGCCGGCGGCCTGCCAGGCGGGGTGGGCCCGCTCGTTCGCCTCCAGCACCATGGCGTCGGCGCGCCGGCCGCCCAGCTCCACGAACCGTCGCTCGGCCGCCGCGAGCAGGGCGGTCGCGATGCCGCGCCGCCGGTGGGTCGCGAGGACGGCCAGTCGGTAGAGGCTGCACCGCCAACCGTCGAAGCCGGCTATGACGGTCCCCACGAGCAGCCCTCCGGACTCGGCCAGCAACAGCGCCCCCGGGTCGCGGGCCACGAGCCCGCGCACCCCCGCCTCGTCGTCGCTGACGCTCGTCCCCTCGGCCGCCGTCCGCCAGAAGGCCAGCACGGCGGCGGCGTCGGACGGCTCGGCGGTACGGATCTCCAGATCGCTCATGATCACCAGCGAAGCATTCGGCGCCCCCATCCGGCCACGGTGTTTCGTTCCTCGGGCCCCCGCGGACGAGGCGGGGCGCGTAACCGGCGCGCGAACCGGCCGCACGGCCGCGCGGTCACACCACCGCGCGGTCACACCACCGCGCGGGCACGCCACCGCGCGGGCACGCCACGGCACGGGCACGCCGCCGCGCGGGACACGTGCGCACGGGCACAGGCACGCGCCCGTCATGACCGCGCACCCGCGCGCGCCCGGAGAGCCTGTCCGCTTCCTGCCAGCCGGTGCGTTGCCACGCCCGCCTCCCGTTCCGCAAGCGGCACTTTGGGCCATGTTGGCGCCGCCCCGGTCTCGCGGGGGCGGCCCGGGCGCACAGTGGGTCGGGCACGCGCCGCCGGCGGTCCCCGATCGGCGGGGCCCGAGGGGGAGCGCGACAGATGACCGAAGCAGCTACCGAAGCGGCTACGGAGCGGCACCAGGCCACGGTCGGCCCGGACGCCTACCGGCGCCTGATGGGCGCCTTCCCGACCGGCGTCGCCGTCGTCACCACGCTGAGCGGCGGCACCCCGTACGGCTTCACCTGCACCTCGCTGTGCAGCGTGGCCCTCGACCCGCCGATGCTGCTGGTCTGCGTCAGCGATCGGGGGCGTACGGCCGGGCCCATCGCGGACAGCGGGCGGTTCGCCGTGAACCTGCTGCACCACCGGGCCAGGCCGGCGGCCCGTCTCTTCGCGGCCGGGGAGGGCGACCGCTTCGCGCGCGTGCGCTGGGCGCCCGCCGGGGCCGACGGGCTGCCGATGCTCACGGACGACGCCCTGGCCTTCGCTGCCTGCCGGGTCACACACACGGTCCCGGCCGGCGATCACCGGGTGATCTTCGGCGCCGTGACCGAGGTCCGGTTCGCCGTCCCCGAAGCCGCCCCCGGAGCCGGCGCCACCAAGGCTCCCCCGGCGACGACACCGCCGCTCCGCCAGCGGCGCCCCCCGCCCCGCCCTCGCCGCTCCTCTACGGCTTCCGCCGCTTCACGGCCTGGCCGGAGGCGACGGGGGAGTGAGCCGGGGCGCCGCGGCGCGCCGCGTGCGGGACCCCCCTGCGGTCCCGCACGCGGCGCGCGCTCGTGCCCGGTCTACCAGTGGTGCTGCCGCCGGCTCAGTTGTTGAAGCAGAAGGCTCGGCCGCCCATGTCCCAGCACTGGATCTTGCGGGTGGCCGTCCCCGCGTTGCCGGCCCGGTCGGTGACCGTCAGTTCGGCGGTGTAGGTCTTCTGGCCGGCCGGGTAGGTGTGCTTGGCCGTGACGCCGGTGCCGGTCTGGCCGTCGCCGAACTTCCAGGCGTACGAGGCGATGTCACCGTCCTTGTCGCTGGACTGCCCCGCGTCGAAGTCACAGGCGTCGTACCAGCACGAGACCGAGAACCGCGCCACCGGCGGCTCCCCCGTCGGAGCACCCACCGAGACCTTCTTGCTCACCGTGCCGGTCTTCCCGCTGTTGTCCGTGACCGTCAGCTTCACCTCGTACGAGCCGGCCTTGGCATACGTGTGAGAAGGCTTGATCCCCTCGCCCGTCTTCCCGTCACCGAAGTCCCACGCGTACGAGGCGATCGACCCATCCGCGTCCCGCGAAGCCGACCCATCGAACCCACACGAGAGACTCGACTCCGAACACGAGGCCACGAACTCCGCCGTCGGGG includes these proteins:
- a CDS encoding succinate dehydrogenase/fumarate reductase iron-sulfur subunit, translating into MRLTLRIWRQTGPDEPGAMTTYEVDGISEDMSFLEMLDHLNEELILGGDEPVAFDHDCREGICGACGMVINGQAHGPERTTTCQLHMRHFNDGDTIDIEPWRASAFPVVKDLVVDRSAFDRIIGSGGFISAPTGSAPDAHATPVPKAAADLAFENAECIGCGACVAACPNGSAMLFTSAKVVHLNVLPQGAPERESRVLDMVGTMDAEGFGGCTNTGECATACPKGIPLPTIAAMNREYLRATVKGGRRRTG
- a CDS encoding FUSC family protein, translated to MTWLRALKETARTGLTIERTRLEPLVALRGACGVAIVIGLILWLGSPSLAVASAFGAFASGVATFQRSWRPRPVLALAAAGGLAVSTFLGYVAAAHPLAFVVLLGAWSLLAGMAWAVGPVSGLVATQMVAVMLVTVTLPTSVLGAVHHAALIAFGGLVQAALIVLVPIRPWGAQRDALADAFAAEADFARRLREDPVAPFDPQPLMDARHAASMTPRQARRRPRQLRGYRALAERIRPVLASLAHPVVGAPAAGPERERVRDLLQAAGTVLDAVAHAIRWGRPVRLPAEAMAVLEVPASGPMLHGAARRSALRLMALLAEVVESADEPLETVAPAHPTPPPAASSANGATAARPAEQEADRPGERTAGQPVEREADRFVEQAPGRPVAQATAAQHALLRPTVPRLVPLALRALHRELRWGSPVLRHAMRLAAVACAGYLLGSLLPLGHGYWAPMASVMVMRPDFGQTYARGVARFAGTLVGVALGGAVMALARPGEWVSAGLAVVCVGLMYLLMRTGFTVASACISAYVVFLLGIAGEGWSQTVQDRVGLTLLGGLLAMAAYALFPAWETPKLRDRLADWLQANGRYAVAVFGGHAHPLERRPRHVRDALLDARAARLAWEQSEARAQAEPVRHRGISRRSAGAAQTALSTMGRVTMLLEAHPPDRSAPASPAAEEFAAALRVALPDAADAVRARQSLDWTAVHAALDAWRTREGTDALPVRCAELLVDALDELAGALSRGPGGRNRARRRE
- a CDS encoding fumarate reductase/succinate dehydrogenase flavoprotein subunit, producing the protein MTGTADTTATERTGTDPATDSPATDSATPGERAPGGDYTAYGVGVPLVDTKAPKGPIEERWKNRRFEAKLVNPANRRKYTVIVVGTGLAGGAAGATLAEQGYNVVQFCYQDSPRRAHSIAAQGGINAAKNYRNDGDSVRRLFYDTVKGGDFRARESNVHRLAEVSVEIIDQCVAQGVPFAREYGGLLDTRSFGGVQVSRTFYARGQTGQQLLLGAYQALSKEIAAGHVEMHPRTEMLDLIVIDGRARGIVARDLITGKVSTYLADAVVLASGGYGNVFYLSTNAKNSNATAIWRAHRRGAYFANPCFTQIHPTCIPRSGDHQSKLTLMSESLRNDGRIWVPKAKGDTRPPAQIPEDERDYYLERIYPAFGNLVPRDIASRAAKNVCDEGRGVGPGGQGVYLDFADAIARMGRKAVEEKYGNLFEMYERITAENPYEVPMRIYPAIHYTMGGLWVDYDLQTTVPGLFAIGEANFSDHGANRLGASALMQGLADGYFVLPATINDYLARHPHDEVDRDHPAVHEAVTTVTDRLYALLSNNGDRTPDSFHRELGELLWDECGMARTETGLRKALERIPSLREEFWRRIKVPGSGEELNQSLEKANRVADYLELAELMCLDALHRKESCGGHFREESQTEGGEAKRLDESYAYAAAWEFTGTGNAPVLHREALEFEYVHPTQRSYA
- a CDS encoding flavin reductase family protein; translation: MTEAATEAATERHQATVGPDAYRRLMGAFPTGVAVVTTLSGGTPYGFTCTSLCSVALDPPMLLVCVSDRGRTAGPIADSGRFAVNLLHHRARPAARLFAAGEGDRFARVRWAPAGADGLPMLTDDALAFAACRVTHTVPAGDHRVIFGAVTEVRFAVPEAAPGAGATKAPPATTPPLRQRRPPPRPRRSSTASAASRPGRRRRGSEPGRRGAPRAGPPCGPARGARSCPVYQWCCRRLSC
- a CDS encoding succinate dehydrogenase cytochrome b subunit gives rise to the protein MALATRTPRPPSLIGSVWRSTVGKKTIMAVSGLIMLGYLVSHLLGNLKVFFGADEFNGYAHWLRTIGEPILHHGWFLWIVRPVLLAAVILHGVTAYQLSRRDLAARPQKYAHQRKEQSYATRTMRWGGVILTLFIIWHILDLTTLTVNERAEEGHPYENLVASFSTWYGNTIYITAMIAVGLHIRHGLWSAAQTLGVASARRTRALKITSNGLALVMTCGFISIPVSVMLGLVD
- a CDS encoding GNAT family N-acetyltransferase — encoded protein: MSDLEIRTAEPSDAAAVLAFWRTAAEGTSVSDDEAGVRGLVARDPGALLLAESGGLLVGTVIAGFDGWRCSLYRLAVLATHRRRGIATALLAAAERRFVELGGRRADAMVLEANERAHPAWQAAGYHREDHWRRWVKPLARP
- a CDS encoding LysR substrate-binding domain-containing protein, encoding MQLQQLRYFAAVADLRHFTRAAEALHVAQPSLSQQIRTLERELGADLFYRARGNITLTDAGAALLPLARQILADAETARREVQEVAQLRRGRVRLGAPPSLCASLVPDVLRRFHDEFPGVDLLVDEDGSQDLVRTLGAGELDLALIISPQPSQGPALATTELLHEELVVVSSPSSLPPAGARPRIRVTDLRGKPLAMFRRGYDLREFTMAACRAAGFEPTLTVEGGEMDAVLGFVRAGLGVAVVPGMVAARSGLRVTPFAGTTMTRTIAVAHRKDVAPPRAARELRRVLLEYLRTADLGDAAMLAGDRAR
- a CDS encoding GNAT family N-acetyltransferase codes for the protein MDAVNRDGEGPGAHHPDGLRVGRAGPSDWAALADIDSVAAAGDQARRDGIRRWCADGTVLVARSATGPLGYVVLEHGFFGQGFVPMLMVAPGARRRGVGARLLAAVEAACATEKLFTSTNASNHPMQLLLRRSGWLPAGLLYGLDEGDPELFYRSTRVRPRAGTGPGA